In Chryseobacterium lactis, a single genomic region encodes these proteins:
- a CDS encoding zinc metalloprotease has translation MEESPVYKLSSDIEFSKFNESEYLLHNVKLNKYTKLNQKYYDLLSLADGSRTVSQINMDFQKSHKVPISDSQIILLFGQLKQYGTFGHDDSIKEQSKIPDYIKYGFIFLKPEVISTIVPFLKLLFVRKVFYSVIFFSIIIFGYSIYTNYYNNPTLNSNTFVPYFILLLFISTIFHELGHASASHFFKARHGGIGFGFYLYFIPAFFADVTDIWRLSKWKRIIVNSAGIYFEIIFCLLLLIIGFFIKYHILEILALAISVKALYNLIPFLRADGYWILSDLLNKPNLNFHAMNNLKLILLSTFKNEKSILTKKDYLIALYGGFNIVMIALFFYYQIFLNWYSIINFPITIYKIVISIFQWKFNLSFNELFKLLSVLIFYIISVKIILGIMKR, from the coding sequence ATGGAGGAAAGCCCTGTATATAAACTATCATCAGATATTGAATTTTCAAAATTCAATGAAAGTGAATATTTACTGCATAATGTAAAACTTAATAAATATACTAAACTGAATCAGAAATACTATGATTTATTAAGTTTAGCAGATGGGAGCAGAACAGTATCACAAATTAATATGGATTTTCAAAAAAGCCATAAAGTACCTATTTCAGATTCACAAATTATATTGCTTTTTGGTCAGCTAAAACAGTATGGAACTTTTGGTCACGATGATTCAATAAAAGAACAATCAAAAATTCCGGACTATATAAAATATGGTTTCATTTTTCTTAAACCAGAAGTAATTTCAACAATAGTTCCCTTCTTGAAACTATTGTTTGTCAGGAAAGTTTTTTATTCGGTTATTTTTTTTTCAATCATTATTTTTGGATATAGTATTTATACAAATTATTATAATAATCCGACTCTCAACTCTAATACTTTTGTGCCATATTTTATATTGCTACTTTTTATAAGTACTATTTTTCATGAGCTGGGACATGCAAGTGCATCCCATTTTTTCAAGGCAAGACATGGAGGAATTGGCTTTGGTTTTTACTTGTATTTCATACCAGCATTTTTTGCAGACGTGACGGATATATGGAGATTAAGTAAGTGGAAAAGAATTATAGTAAATAGTGCAGGTATTTATTTTGAAATTATTTTTTGCTTATTACTATTAATTATTGGTTTTTTTATAAAATATCATATACTGGAAATTTTGGCATTGGCTATTTCAGTAAAAGCATTATACAATCTAATCCCATTTTTGCGAGCTGATGGATATTGGATATTGTCAGACTTGTTGAACAAGCCTAATCTTAATTTCCATGCCATGAACAACTTAAAATTGATTCTATTATCTACTTTTAAAAATGAAAAGTCTATACTAACGAAAAAGGATTATCTTATTGCTTTATATGGGGGCTTTAACATTGTAATGATAGCTCTGTTTTTCTATTATCAAATATTTTTAAATTGGTATTCAATTATAAATTTTCCCATAACAATTTATAAAATAGTTATCTCAATCTTTCAATGGAAGTTTAATTTAAGCTTTAATGAATTATTCAAACTATTATCAGTCTTAATTTTTTACATTATAAGTGTCAAGATAATTTTAGGAATAATGAAGAGATAA
- a CDS encoding prenyltransferase/squalene oxidase repeat-containing protein — MSHKKKSPEFYEYYPKLFHDYFPDIDKVTIDLLSKAGFYFYQSILQLDAVIDNQENHRIFNVLDLQENAIKILSTIYEDGNNFWNLWETRKREFRKAISLEKNLWNNPSEENYNKVADMKSAFGKVAIDSLFIFSENSNNSEIYNLLLESHKYFSIGFQLYDDIIDFTEDFNKKQFNWAVYELSKTLDFSKYKYDVNILNKLFYIDGTSVILFEKSIYYLEKAKKVIEKLPPDSLWLDTICDFEKTILQTKDSVNGYVKTIEEKANTKRKLIQEDYFFDFNKVTIDFFFKGLQFIKSDFLQNYVDLKHFMYLGGMEGFENEIDIHSSDTFQRALLNDCLLEIAHSFNLNLQVFIEKENQYIEGRQNKDNIGAWSYFPTVQEIAADIDDLGQIMQQFIKTGNGKLVDKYCIKAISIAVSERTQPSGGIETWILPKVNLTEKQKKQDLFNSTKWGKGADVEVVANFVYALTLLDSEKYKSTIEKAIKYIISEQKEQGYWESRWYYGKLYGTYVCLRLLNEFPTQYGAVKQKIKDFLIGFQNADGSFDENQYKNLSTSFAIFCMNLLEFPELEKMKNSAQQFLIEHQHENGSWKAENFIKPKAHEPYKSKTLTTAYALKALL; from the coding sequence ATGAGCCATAAAAAGAAATCTCCAGAATTTTACGAATATTATCCTAAACTATTTCACGATTATTTTCCAGATATAGATAAGGTGACAATAGACCTGCTTTCAAAAGCAGGCTTTTATTTTTATCAATCTATTTTGCAATTAGATGCTGTTATTGATAATCAAGAAAATCATAGAATATTTAATGTTTTAGATTTACAAGAGAATGCAATAAAAATTTTATCCACAATATATGAAGATGGTAACAATTTTTGGAATCTTTGGGAAACAAGAAAAAGAGAGTTTCGCAAGGCAATATCATTAGAAAAAAACCTTTGGAATAATCCAAGTGAAGAGAATTATAATAAAGTTGCAGATATGAAATCTGCCTTTGGAAAAGTAGCTATTGATAGTTTATTTATTTTTTCAGAAAATAGTAACAATAGCGAAATTTATAATTTACTGCTCGAATCTCATAAATATTTTTCGATAGGGTTTCAATTATATGATGATATTATAGATTTCACAGAGGACTTTAACAAAAAACAATTTAATTGGGCGGTATATGAATTATCCAAAACATTAGACTTTTCCAAATATAAATATGATGTAAATATTTTAAATAAGTTGTTTTATATAGATGGAACAAGTGTTATTCTTTTTGAAAAATCAATTTATTATTTGGAGAAGGCTAAAAAAGTAATTGAAAAATTGCCACCGGATAGTTTGTGGCTGGATACAATCTGCGACTTTGAAAAAACAATTCTTCAAACCAAGGATTCAGTTAATGGTTATGTCAAAACAATAGAAGAAAAAGCAAATACAAAAAGAAAATTAATTCAAGAAGATTACTTTTTTGATTTTAATAAAGTCACAATAGACTTTTTTTTTAAAGGCTTGCAATTCATTAAGAGTGATTTTCTTCAAAATTATGTTGATTTAAAGCATTTTATGTATTTAGGAGGTATGGAAGGATTCGAGAATGAAATTGATATCCATTCTTCAGATACTTTTCAAAGAGCATTATTGAATGATTGTTTGTTGGAAATTGCACATTCTTTTAATCTTAATCTTCAAGTTTTTATTGAAAAAGAAAATCAATATATAGAAGGAAGACAAAATAAGGACAATATTGGAGCTTGGTCTTATTTTCCAACTGTTCAGGAAATAGCAGCAGATATTGACGATCTAGGGCAAATTATGCAACAGTTTATCAAAACAGGAAATGGGAAATTGGTAGATAAATATTGTATAAAAGCAATTAGTATTGCCGTATCTGAAAGAACACAGCCTAGTGGTGGAATAGAAACTTGGATTCTTCCTAAAGTAAATCTTACTGAAAAACAGAAAAAACAGGATTTATTCAATTCTACCAAATGGGGAAAAGGGGCAGATGTGGAAGTTGTAGCCAACTTTGTATATGCTTTAACCTTATTAGATTCAGAAAAATACAAGTCCACCATAGAAAAAGCAATCAAGTATATTATTTCAGAGCAAAAAGAGCAAGGGTATTGGGAGAGCAGATGGTACTATGGTAAACTTTATGGTACATATGTTTGTCTGAGGTTGCTTAATGAGTTTCCTACACAATATGGAGCTGTCAAGCAGAAAATAAAAGACTTTTTGATTGGTTTCCAAAATGCTGATGGAAGTTTTGATGAGAATCAATATAAAAATTTGTCAACTTCTTTTGCTATTTTTTGCATGAATTTATTAGAGTTTCCTGAACTTGAGAAAATGAAAAATAGCGCACAACAATTTTTAATAGAACATCAGCATGAAAATGGTAGTTGGAAGGCGGAAAATTTTATTAAACCTAAAGCCCATGAGCCTTACAAAAGTAAGACGCTTACTACTGCTTACGCATTAAAGGCTTTACTATAA
- a CDS encoding relaxase/mobilization nuclease domain-containing protein, translating to MNNSATTRLISKIALEYNGTDKGTAKMLGTNNLLGSSPEEQFLEMKAIAKRNSNVKKWALTGYISPPKETGDQLSDAELAKITIQALAKVGVSENNQYRLDVHNSTKQKHIHFVVNRIDTFGKCTVKSHNIGENFGKAVREICRDLGIKTDIETGIDKRNEMYENLVASIGNSKNFEELVLEMSNRGYLVSLSSNVKVGISGMRIVLKTDINDETSRQYKAGYKLSEITSKLKISEIKKIFEDKTKRSEQLKTSNDSEFLRQNKRNEDLRNNEMKIENNKKFKR from the coding sequence ATGAATAATTCGGCAACAACAAGACTGATTTCCAAAATCGCTTTGGAATACAACGGAACTGACAAAGGAACGGCGAAGATGCTTGGAACAAACAATCTTCTCGGAAGCAGTCCTGAAGAACAATTTTTGGAAATGAAAGCAATAGCAAAAAGAAATTCCAATGTCAAAAAATGGGCTTTGACAGGTTATATCTCACCACCAAAAGAAACAGGCGACCAACTTTCTGATGCAGAACTGGCGAAAATCACGATACAGGCTCTTGCAAAAGTCGGAGTTTCGGAAAACAACCAATATCGCTTGGATGTCCACAATTCTACGAAACAAAAGCATATTCATTTCGTGGTAAACCGGATTGACACTTTTGGAAAATGTACGGTCAAATCCCACAATATCGGGGAGAATTTCGGTAAGGCTGTAAGGGAAATCTGTAGAGATTTGGGTATAAAGACAGACATCGAAACAGGCATTGATAAAAGAAATGAGATGTATGAGAATCTGGTTGCCAGTATCGGAAATTCTAAAAATTTTGAAGAGCTGGTTTTGGAAATGTCGAATCGGGGTTATTTGGTTTCATTGTCGAGCAATGTCAAGGTCGGGATTTCGGGAATGAGAATCGTTCTTAAAACAGATATCAACGATGAAACCTCACGTCAGTATAAAGCAGGATACAAGCTTTCGGAAATTACTAGCAAGCTGAAAATATCGGAAATAAAGAAAATCTTTGAAGATAAAACAAAACGCTCGGAACAATTGAAAACATCAAATGATTCGGAATTTCTTAGACAAAATAAACGGAATGAGGATTTGAGAAATAATGAAATGAAAATAGAGAACAATAAAAAATTTAAACGTTAA
- a CDS encoding toprim domain-containing protein → MNCKQFNSISLEEVLLSLGHLPTKQNEKEAWYLNPFASESQASFKINKSLNKWYLFSEGIGGNNTDFMKKYLNASVNEVLVWAEKQSFSSFQKQNIPDQKFENPSENYEIRDVKEIQHPALLEYLRERKVENQTQFLYEIHYRMKDKNNFGIGFKNDSGGYEIRNKYSKICLGKKDISTIKNDSESLRIFEGFFDFLSFKNVEKFLQKDTSDYIILNSVSMISNIKNSLGNYKNIELYFDNDEAGNRAIEMIKNENEIAEDCRVLYSDFKDLNDWLVYKNPANERQVIHRRR, encoded by the coding sequence ATGAACTGCAAACAATTCAACAGCATATCGCTGGAAGAAGTCCTCCTTTCTCTCGGACACCTTCCCACGAAACAAAATGAAAAAGAAGCTTGGTATCTCAACCCCTTTGCCAGCGAATCCCAAGCCTCTTTTAAAATCAATAAAAGTTTAAACAAATGGTACCTATTTTCAGAAGGAATCGGTGGAAACAATACCGACTTTATGAAGAAGTACCTGAACGCTTCGGTCAATGAAGTTTTGGTTTGGGCAGAGAAGCAGAGTTTTTCTTCTTTTCAAAAGCAAAATATTCCTGATCAGAAGTTCGAAAACCCTAGCGAAAATTATGAGATACGTGACGTGAAAGAAATCCAGCACCCTGCACTTTTGGAATATTTGAGAGAAAGGAAAGTTGAAAATCAAACTCAGTTCTTATACGAAATTCATTACCGAATGAAAGATAAAAATAATTTCGGAATTGGTTTCAAGAACGATTCTGGCGGTTATGAAATCCGCAATAAATATTCAAAAATCTGCTTGGGTAAAAAAGATATTTCAACCATAAAAAACGATTCAGAATCGCTTCGAATTTTCGAAGGTTTTTTCGATTTTCTTTCCTTTAAAAATGTAGAGAAATTTTTACAAAAAGACACTTCTGATTATATCATTTTGAATTCCGTATCGATGATTTCCAACATTAAAAACTCTCTCGGAAATTATAAAAATATTGAGCTTTATTTTGACAATGACGAGGCAGGAAACAGAGCTATTGAAATGATTAAAAACGAAAATGAAATAGCAGAAGATTGTCGTGTTTTGTATTCAGATTTTAAAGACTTGAATGATTGGCTGGTTTACAAAAATCCAGCCAATGAACGGCAAGTGATACACAGGAGAAGGTGA
- a CDS encoding primase-helicase family protein — MSEKIPYLRVGTTYYKTIEKPLISGDKISILVRWNKETIISDYGKVYVSKVPKYDGFCCIPSHLQYQQIIQGFYNTYNEIPYQPVEENINFEALKEKNPFSLKFMEHIFGEQLELGLDYIKILLQYPIQMLPILCLVSKERSTGKSTFIKWLKSIFGLNMTYIKGDSFSSQFNSDWTSMLIVAIDEVFFDKKEITERLKYLSTTDKDKKEAKGKDREEVEFFGKFILCSNNEDNFIQIDENEIRFWIIKVRSIKSENTEFLRNLNNEIPHFLRYLIQRPFHSRKETRMWFTDSEIRTKALQKLVWKNNNKLESKITELLYEFFESTEDSKIHCVPQDIFSMLGKMFRNNYWTVNDVRKLLKEIWKLEPQNNSLAYIKYDLDYGLSFFQQNKTGRYFTIERNFILQKFDEMMN; from the coding sequence ATGAGCGAAAAAATTCCTTATCTAAGAGTAGGAACAACGTACTATAAAACGATTGAAAAACCATTAATTTCCGGAGATAAGATCTCAATATTAGTTCGCTGGAATAAGGAGACCATTATCAGCGACTACGGAAAAGTATATGTTTCTAAAGTTCCCAAGTATGATGGCTTCTGTTGCATCCCCTCCCATCTGCAATACCAGCAGATCATTCAAGGATTCTACAATACTTATAATGAAATCCCTTACCAGCCTGTTGAAGAAAATATCAACTTTGAAGCTTTAAAAGAAAAAAATCCATTTTCCTTGAAGTTTATGGAACATATTTTCGGAGAACAGTTGGAACTGGGTTTAGACTATATTAAAATATTGTTGCAATATCCCATACAAATGTTACCAATCCTTTGTCTTGTAAGCAAAGAAAGATCTACAGGAAAATCCACATTCATTAAATGGCTGAAATCCATCTTCGGGCTTAATATGACCTACATCAAAGGAGATTCGTTCAGCAGTCAGTTCAATTCGGATTGGACATCGATGTTGATTGTTGCTATTGATGAAGTATTCTTCGACAAAAAGGAAATTACCGAACGCCTAAAATACCTTTCCACTACTGATAAAGATAAGAAAGAGGCAAAAGGAAAAGACCGTGAAGAAGTAGAATTCTTTGGAAAATTCATTCTCTGTTCCAACAATGAAGATAACTTCATTCAGATTGATGAAAATGAGATCCGATTCTGGATTATTAAAGTAAGATCAATCAAAAGCGAGAACACTGAATTTCTACGCAATCTCAACAATGAGATTCCCCATTTCCTTCGATACCTAATCCAAAGACCATTTCACAGCCGGAAGGAGACAAGAATGTGGTTCACAGATTCCGAGATCAGAACCAAAGCCCTTCAGAAATTGGTTTGGAAAAACAACAATAAACTCGAATCAAAGATCACTGAACTGCTATATGAATTTTTTGAAAGCACAGAAGACAGCAAGATTCATTGCGTACCGCAAGATATTTTCAGTATGCTGGGTAAAATGTTCAGAAATAATTATTGGACTGTTAATGATGTCCGAAAACTCCTAAAGGAAATCTGGAAGCTTGAGCCTCAAAACAATTCATTAGCCTATATCAAATACGACCTAGATTATGGTTTAAGTTTTTTCCAACAGAACAAAACAGGGCGGTATTTTACAATAGAAAGAAATTTTATTCTCCAAAAATTTGATGAAATGATGAATTAA
- a CDS encoding helix-turn-helix domain-containing protein: protein MQTSNPFQTILDELGEVKEILYSLKKEPEIELKKKLYSIKECSEILKLDYQTVRSHILKGNIKAEQIGRFYRISHLDLMNALNDVKSLKYKR from the coding sequence ATGCAGACAAGCAATCCATTCCAAACCATTCTTGATGAATTAGGGGAAGTAAAAGAGATACTTTATTCTCTTAAAAAAGAACCTGAAATCGAGTTGAAAAAGAAGCTGTACTCTATCAAAGAGTGTTCAGAAATTCTTAAACTTGATTATCAGACCGTACGCTCGCACATTTTAAAAGGAAACATTAAAGCGGAACAAATCGGACGATTCTACCGAATCAGCCATTTGGATCTAATGAATGCTTTAAACGATGTCAAATCTCTAAAGTATAAAAGATAG